In one Heteronotia binoei isolate CCM8104 ecotype False Entrance Well chromosome 1, APGP_CSIRO_Hbin_v1, whole genome shotgun sequence genomic region, the following are encoded:
- the ZDHHC24 gene encoding probable palmitoyltransferase ZDHHC24, translating into MAGNGWGRNAVPLCAGAVLGGALILEVFVVLVQLRHEDGDGHEHEKGQPFPFSSLVSLLFLLGNALENARRFITASPSTRGVMLAGAGQGWDYCYSCQTHVPPRCAHCFSCNVCVLRRDHHCTLLGQCLGYQNYRYFLCLLLHGAAALLFGCLLNAKVVMLLQQEGTPVHTVLLLVVPWLMLLIGQVSVTTFIYAFVTDVCMVGFLFCTGFLLFHVLLTLRGQTTKEWFEGDHQYDLGWRSNLQDVLGERWYLVWLSPFIASPLPGDGITFQTKKPKSEPLTKSRNC; encoded by the exons ATGGCTGGCAACGGTTGGGGCCGCAACGCGGTGCCCCTGTGCGCGGGGGCGGTGCTGGGGGGCGCGCTCATCTTAGAGGTATTCGTGGTGTTGGTGCAGCTACGGCACGAAGACGGTGACGGGCACGAGCACGAAAAGGGGCAGCCGTTCCCATTCTCGTCGCTGGTATCCCTACTCTTCCTGCTCGGGAACGCGCTTGAGAATGCACGCCGTTTCATCACCGCCTCACCCAGCACGCGTGGCGTCATGCTTGCGGGGGCGGGACAAGGATGGGA ttacTGCTACTCCTGCCAGACCCACGTGCCTCCCCGCTGTGCTCACTGCTTCTCCTGCAATGTTTGTGTCCTGCGGCGTGACCACCATTGCACGCTACTGGGCCAGTGCTTGGGCTACCAGAACTACCGCTACTTCCTTTGCCTGCTGCTGCACGGCGCTGCTGCCCTGCTGTTTGGTTGCCTGCTCAACGCCAAGGTAGTCATGTTGCTACAACAGGAGGGGACTCCTGTCCATACAGTCCTTCTGCTTGTTGTGCCATGGCTCATGCTGCTGATAG GGCAAGTCAGTGTCACAACCTTCATTTATGCCTTTGTGACGGATGTCTGCATGGTGGGCTTCCtcttctgcactggcttcctgctCTTTCATGTCCTGCTGACACTGCGTGGACAGACGACCAAAGAATGGTTTGAAGGAGATCACCAGTACGACTTGGGATGGCGGAGCAATCTTCAGGATGTCCTGGGAGAGCGGTGGTACCTTGTGTGGCTCTCACCCTTCATTGCCTCTCCTTTGCCAGGGGACGGAATCACCTTCCAAACCAAGAAACCGAAATCTGAGCCCCTCACCAAGTCCCGCAACTGCTGA
- the TSGA10IP gene encoding testis-specific protein 10-interacting protein has protein sequence MFYSRSHPSQQGLFWKWISCCGNQKAARLFVGAMLNPHRQSVLTNACIKPSGDPINRTPGTIYESKGQVRLLGLLSESCTSRQEDYLDAGDGMLICVKRANKKSTTSTRKGCLEPEKLGPNSTDASDPKPESKSSRQQEVQEEPTHTTSDPKASSPSPSPQLGLLRQPHPGSFPFQWMWERFSIKGQATYQDQSLEKGKKKNFSIVSKRSASEPFSTSEPGSGSPRRQGFSDTKDKSSDTKEMSEGPKELRYKHQKHRQLMGPSPESSLLPLYWKMEARSEARKRQLRQERQHWFQLTQQLLNLEDRFRWSEKRLSTKQLEEKLRAEMLCLVTEPVEPCSQKEKIRAKTAKEELTFKPTINRKIPNFKNLQKRFQEQLEQKKDQAKHTICKPFHLTSDGSSQTFSGDEEKQDQEDPFYDLGNFWGVHWRTQSCPDFGPPSVQPVMHTKTSDKRQEANRLLLLEWERREQQEKWRAEMRRLKEQQVQREVARCLAGYRSPRYSDISVQKRRKELRRQEKQRMEEYFLQLQEMQDRVESRPYLFERVMQDNARQAVQRRFSQVLSALSIDEEMLWKHAVRQAAGKCSSKARYKRTDFPDDFSEQI, from the exons ATGTTTTATTCCAGAAGCCACCCTTCTCAGCAAGGCCTGTTCTGGAAGTGGATCAGTTGCTGTGGTAACCAGAAAGCAGCTAGGCTATTTGTGGGTGCCATGCTGAACCCTCATCGTCAGTCAGTACTGACCAACGCATGCATCAAACCCTCTGGAGACCCCATTAACCGAACACCTGGCACCATCTATGAGTCAAAAGGGCAAGTCCGGCTCTTGGGACTGCTTTCCGAGAGCTGCACTTCCCGTCAG GAGGACTATCTTGATGCTGGAGATGGGATGCTGATCTGTGTGAAGCGAGCGAACAAGAAGAGCACCACCTCGACTAGAAAAGGCTGCTTGGAGCCTGAGAAATTAGGCCCGAATTCCACTGATGCCTCAGATCCAAAGCCAGAGTCCAAGTCAAGCAGGCAA CAGGAAGTACAAGAGGAGCCCACGCACACCACATCAGACCCCAAGGCCAGCTCTCCAAGCCCTTCACCACAACTTGGGCTCCTCAGACAACCGCATCCAGGTTCCTTTCCATTCCAATGGATGTGGGAGAGATTCTCTATCAAGGGCCAAGCCACATACCAAGACCAATCCTTAGAGAAGGGTAAGAAGAAGAATTTCTCCATAGTTTCCAAGCGCTCTGCTTCTGAGCCTTTCAGCACATCAGAGCCAGGTTCAGGCTCCCCCAGAAGGCAGGGATTCAGTGATACTAAAGACAAATCCAGTGATACTAAAGAAATGTCAGAAGGTCCCAAGGAGCTCCGCTATAAGCACCAGAAGCACCGCCAGCTTATGGGTCCATCTCCTGAGAGTTCCCTTTTGCCTCTGTACTGGAAGATGGAGGCCCGGTCTGAGGCTCGGAAGCGCCAACTGCGCCAGGAACGCCAGCACTGGTTCCAACTCACTCAGCAGTTACTGAATCTAGAGGACCGGTTCCGCTGGAGTGAGAAACGGCTCTCAACCAAGCAGCTGGAAGAGAAACTGAGAGCAGAAATGCTCTGTCTGGTCACGGAGCCTGTGGAGCCCTGTTCACAAAAGGAGAAAATCAGAGCCAAGACTGCCAAAGAGGAGCTGACGTTCAAACCCACCATCAACCGCAAGATCCCCAATTTCAAGAATTTGCAGAAGCGTTTCCAAGAACAACTTGAGCAAAAGAAAGACCAAG CGAAGCACACCATCTGTAAGCCTTTCCACCTTACCTCTGATGGCAGCTCCCAAACATTTTCTGGGGATGAGGAGAAGCAGGATCAAGAAGACCCTTTTTATGATCTTGGCAACTTCTGGGGAGTTCACTGGAGGACCCAGTCTTGCCCAGACTTTGGCCCTCCTAGTGTTCAGCCAGTGATGCACACCAAGACCTCTGATAAACGACAGGAGGCCAACAG ACTGCTGCTGCTAGAATGGGAGCGGCGGGAACAGCAGGAGAAGTGGCGAGCCGAGATGCGCAGGCTCAAGGAACAGCAAGTGCAGCGGGAAGTGGCCAGATGCCTGGCAGGTTACCGTAGCCCACGCTACTCTGATATATCAGTCCAAAAAAGGCGAAAGGAACTCCG GAGGCAGGAGAAACAGCGCATGGAAGAGTACTTTTTGCAGCTGCAAGAGATGCAGGACCGTGTGGAGAGCAGGCCTTACCTCTTTGAAAGAGTCATGCAG GACAATGCCCGTCAGGCTGTGCAGCGGCGTTTTTCCCAGGTTCTGAGTGCTCTGAGCATTGATGAAGAGATGCTGTGGAAGCACGCTGTCCGGCAGGCTGCTGGGAAGTGCTCTTCCAAGGCCAG